A single region of the Thioalkalivibrio nitratireducens DSM 14787 genome encodes:
- the pap gene encoding polyphosphate:AMP phosphotransferase has protein sequence MFEAAELGRTLDKDTYKEMVPALRTGLLNLQQGLRECDFPVILLISGADGAGKSETVNLLHQWMDPRWIETTAFDEPSDEERERPAFWRFWRALPPKGRIGVLFGSWYSHPIAERVADRVDDDGLDVMLKRINTFEKMLVDGGALLIKLWFHLGKEMQVERIRKLRKNPKTRWRVGERDLAALKSYDRFRAVAEQTLRLTSTGEAPWMIIEGFDERHRNVTTASHILEVVRRRMELDPKTLRGTTTAWKTPREDEKTILDFLDLDLSLDKKSYRKQLADYQGRLNVLARKARERKVSTIVVLEGWDAAGKGGIIRRITRAIDARSYRVIPVAAPTDEERAHHYLWRFWRHIPRAGRFTIYDRSWYGRVLVERVEGYAADDEWIRAYREINEFEEELTDHGIVLLKFWVHIDKDEQLLRFRAREETSFKQHKITEEDYRNREKWDDYAHAVNDMVERTSTEFAPWNLIEGNDKRWARVCALQVLCERLEQAL, from the coding sequence GTGTTCGAAGCCGCGGAACTCGGGCGTACGCTCGACAAGGACACCTACAAAGAGATGGTCCCCGCGCTGCGGACCGGGCTCCTGAACCTCCAGCAGGGTCTGCGCGAGTGCGATTTCCCGGTGATCCTGCTGATCTCGGGTGCCGATGGCGCCGGCAAGAGCGAGACGGTCAATCTGCTGCACCAGTGGATGGACCCGCGCTGGATCGAGACCACCGCCTTCGACGAACCCTCCGACGAGGAGCGCGAGCGCCCGGCGTTCTGGCGTTTCTGGCGGGCGCTGCCGCCGAAGGGCCGGATCGGCGTGCTGTTCGGTTCCTGGTACAGCCATCCGATCGCCGAGCGGGTCGCAGACCGCGTGGACGACGACGGCCTTGACGTGATGCTCAAGCGCATCAACACGTTCGAGAAGATGCTGGTGGACGGCGGCGCGCTGCTGATCAAGCTCTGGTTCCACCTGGGCAAGGAGATGCAGGTCGAACGCATCCGCAAGTTGCGCAAGAACCCGAAAACCCGGTGGCGTGTCGGCGAGCGGGATCTGGCCGCGCTGAAGTCCTACGACCGTTTCCGGGCGGTGGCCGAGCAGACGCTGCGGCTGACCAGTACCGGCGAGGCCCCGTGGATGATCATCGAAGGCTTCGACGAGCGCCACCGCAACGTGACCACCGCCAGTCACATTCTGGAGGTGGTGCGCAGGCGAATGGAACTCGACCCGAAGACCCTGCGCGGCACGACCACGGCCTGGAAGACCCCGCGCGAGGACGAGAAGACGATCCTGGATTTTCTCGACCTGGATCTGAGCCTGGACAAGAAGTCCTACCGCAAGCAGCTCGCCGACTACCAGGGGCGCCTCAACGTGCTGGCCCGCAAGGCCCGGGAGCGCAAGGTCAGCACCATCGTGGTGCTCGAGGGCTGGGATGCGGCGGGCAAGGGCGGCATCATCCGGCGAATCACGCGGGCCATCGACGCCCGAAGCTATCGCGTGATCCCGGTGGCCGCGCCGACCGACGAAGAACGCGCGCACCACTACCTCTGGCGCTTTTGGCGCCATATCCCGCGGGCCGGTCGCTTCACGATCTATGACCGGTCCTGGTACGGGCGCGTGCTGGTCGAGCGGGTGGAGGGCTACGCGGCCGACGACGAATGGATCCGCGCCTACCGCGAGATCAACGAGTTCGAAGAGGAGCTGACCGACCACGGGATCGTGCTGTTGAAGTTCTGGGTGCACATCGACAAGGACGAGCAACTGCTGCGCTTCAGAGCCCGCGAGGAGACCAGTTTCAAGCAGCACAAGATCACCGAGGAAGATTACCGCAACCGCGAGAAATGGGATGACTACGCCCACGCAGTAAACGACATGGTCGAGCGCACCAGCACCGAATTCGCGCCCTGGAACCTGATCGAGGGCAACGACAAGCGCTGGGCCCGCGTCTGCGCACTGCAGGTCCTCTGCGAACGCCTCGAACAGGCGTTGTAG
- the xerC gene encoding tyrosine recombinase XerC, with amino-acid sequence MRAEAEPGHAVADPAVAAFLEHLRGERGLSAHTVSAYARDLERLRGLVADTWNELQPADLRRAAAALARDGQKPRSVQRFLSAARSFGRWAVREGWMEHNPAAAVRGPRLGRPLPRTLDVDQAERAMCPQGDDGLDLRDRALLELFYSSGLRLSELTGLDLGGLDLDAGLVRVLGKGRRERTVPVGRPARAVLREWLAVRADWAGPDQPALFVSQRGRRLGNRAVQYRLAQAGLRAGLPERLHPHRLRHAFASHLLESSGDLRAVQELLGHADLATTQIYTHLDFQHLAQVYDSAHPRARRRSRLPAGGKGTTSAGS; translated from the coding sequence ATGCGTGCCGAGGCTGAGCCGGGCCACGCGGTGGCGGATCCGGCGGTCGCCGCGTTTCTCGAACATCTGCGGGGCGAACGCGGGCTCTCGGCGCATACCGTCTCGGCCTACGCACGCGATCTCGAGCGCCTTCGGGGGCTCGTGGCCGACACCTGGAACGAACTGCAGCCGGCGGATCTGCGCCGGGCTGCGGCCGCGCTGGCCCGGGACGGGCAGAAGCCACGGAGTGTCCAGCGGTTCCTGTCGGCCGCGCGGAGCTTCGGGCGCTGGGCGGTGCGCGAGGGGTGGATGGAACACAACCCGGCGGCGGCGGTGCGTGGCCCCCGGCTGGGCCGGCCCCTGCCGAGGACGCTGGACGTCGACCAGGCCGAGCGGGCGATGTGCCCGCAGGGCGACGATGGGCTGGATCTGCGTGACCGGGCGCTGCTGGAGCTCTTCTACTCCTCCGGTCTGCGCCTGTCGGAACTGACCGGGCTGGATCTCGGCGGACTCGACCTCGACGCAGGGCTCGTTCGCGTGCTGGGCAAGGGCCGGCGCGAGCGCACGGTGCCGGTGGGGCGTCCGGCCCGCGCGGTGCTACGCGAGTGGCTGGCAGTGCGCGCGGACTGGGCGGGGCCGGATCAGCCGGCGCTGTTCGTATCGCAGCGCGGCCGGCGGCTGGGCAATCGCGCGGTGCAGTACCGGCTGGCGCAGGCCGGGCTGCGGGCGGGTCTGCCCGAGCGGCTGCACCCGCACCGGCTGCGCCATGCCTTCGCGAGCCACCTGCTCGAGTCTTCCGGGGATCTGCGCGCGGTGCAGGAACTGCTGGGGCATGCCGATCTCGCAACCACGCAAATCTACACCCATCTGGATTTTCAGCACCTGGCGCAGGTATACGACAGCGCACACCCGCGGGCGCGGCGGCGATCGCGCTTGCCGGCGGGCGGCAAGGGCACGACTTCGGCAGGCTCCTAG
- the hslU gene encoding ATP-dependent protease ATPase subunit HslU — MTDMTPREIVQELDRYIIGQSEAKRSVAVALRNRWRRQQLPEALRQEVTPKNILMIGPTGVGKTEIARRLARLAKAPFLKVEATKFTEVGYVGRDVESIIRDLADASVKQLREEEMVQHRGKAEDAAEERILDALLPRPRATGYTAEPEPADNDTRQKLRKRLREGGLDDREIEIEVRAVQPGLEIMTPPGMEEMASQLQSMFQNLGGNRTRNRRLKVRDAMRLLTDEEAARLVNEDELKLKAVERVEQSGIVFLDEIDKVAKRGEHGGTDVSREGVQRDLLPLVEGTTVNTKLGMVRTDHILFIASGAFHLSKPSDLIPELQGRLPIRVELDALSVEDFVRILTEPTASLTEQYTALLATEGVTLEFRPDGVRRIAEIAHDVNASTENIGARRLHTVLERLLQQVAFEAPDVAGPVIVDAAMVEQSLGELIQDEDLSRYIL, encoded by the coding sequence ATGACCGACATGACCCCGCGCGAGATCGTCCAGGAACTGGACCGTTACATCATTGGCCAGAGCGAGGCCAAGCGTTCCGTGGCCGTAGCACTGCGCAACCGCTGGCGCCGGCAGCAGCTGCCGGAGGCGCTGCGCCAGGAAGTCACGCCCAAGAACATCCTGATGATCGGCCCGACCGGTGTCGGCAAGACCGAGATCGCGCGCCGGCTGGCGCGGCTGGCCAAGGCGCCGTTCCTGAAAGTCGAGGCGACCAAGTTCACCGAGGTTGGCTATGTCGGCCGCGATGTCGAGTCGATCATCCGCGACCTGGCCGATGCCTCGGTGAAGCAGCTGCGCGAGGAGGAGATGGTCCAGCACCGTGGCAAGGCCGAGGACGCAGCCGAAGAACGCATCCTCGACGCGTTGCTGCCGCGCCCGCGGGCGACCGGCTACACCGCCGAGCCCGAACCCGCCGACAACGACACGCGCCAGAAGCTGCGGAAGCGCCTGCGCGAGGGCGGCCTGGACGATCGCGAGATCGAAATCGAAGTGCGTGCGGTGCAGCCGGGACTGGAGATCATGACGCCGCCCGGGATGGAGGAAATGGCCAGCCAGCTGCAGTCGATGTTCCAGAACCTGGGCGGCAACCGCACCCGCAATCGGCGCCTGAAAGTGCGCGACGCAATGCGCCTGCTGACCGACGAGGAGGCGGCGCGCCTGGTGAACGAGGACGAACTGAAACTGAAGGCAGTGGAACGGGTCGAGCAGAGCGGTATCGTGTTCCTCGACGAGATCGACAAGGTCGCGAAACGTGGCGAGCACGGCGGTACCGACGTCTCGCGCGAGGGAGTGCAGCGTGACCTGCTGCCGCTGGTCGAAGGCACCACGGTGAACACCAAGCTCGGCATGGTGCGTACCGACCACATCCTGTTCATCGCCTCGGGCGCGTTTCACCTGTCCAAGCCGTCGGACCTGATCCCCGAGTTGCAGGGCCGCCTGCCGATCCGGGTGGAGCTGGACGCCCTTTCGGTGGAGGATTTCGTCCGCATCCTGACCGAGCCGACTGCTTCGCTGACCGAGCAGTACACGGCCCTGCTCGCTACCGAGGGGGTCACTCTGGAGTTCCGCCCGGATGGCGTGCGCCGGATCGCCGAGATCGCGCACGACGTGAACGCGAGCACCGAAAACATCGGCGCACGGCGGCTGCACACGGTGCTGGAGCGCCTGCTGCAGCAGGTCGCGTTCGAGGCTCCGGACGTAGCCGGGCCGGTGATCGTCGATGCGGCGATGGTCGAGCAGAGCTTGGGCGAACTGATCCAGGATGAGGATCTTTCCCGCTATATCCTCTGA
- a CDS encoding gamma-butyrobetaine hydroxylase-like domain-containing protein: MSSKHRPTDIQLHQKSRILELGYADGTTFRLPCEFLRVYSPSAEVRGHGPGQETLQLGKEDVSITEVEPVGHYAVKLVFSDGHDTGIFDWDYLYNLGLEQEQLWQEYLDKLAAAGHQRKTH; encoded by the coding sequence ATGAGCAGCAAACATCGCCCCACGGATATTCAGTTGCACCAGAAGTCACGCATCCTTGAACTCGGCTACGCGGATGGCACCACCTTCCGCCTGCCCTGCGAATTCCTGCGCGTCTACTCGCCTTCCGCCGAGGTGCGCGGCCATGGCCCGGGGCAGGAAACGCTGCAGCTTGGCAAGGAGGACGTGAGCATCACCGAGGTGGAGCCGGTCGGCCACTACGCGGTGAAGCTGGTCTTCTCCGATGGCCACGACACGGGTATCTTCGACTGGGACTACCTGTACAACCTCGGCCTGGAGCAGGAACAGCTATGGCAAGAGTACCTGGACAAGCTCGCCGCCGCCGGCCACCAGCGCAAGACGCATTGA
- the hslV gene encoding ATP-dependent protease subunit HslV encodes MEQFRGTTIVSVRRNGEVTLGGDGQVSLGNTVMKGNARKVRRVYHDRILAGFAGGTADAFTLFERFEGMLEKHSGNMTRAAVELAKDWRTDRALRRLEALLAVADNEHSFVISGNGDVIEPEHSLIAIGSGGPYAQAAARALLENTELPAREIVERSLGIAADICIYTNHQITLEHLGPETRRA; translated from the coding sequence TTGGAGCAATTTCGCGGCACCACCATCGTCAGCGTCCGGCGCAACGGCGAGGTGACCCTCGGCGGCGACGGGCAGGTTTCGCTGGGCAATACGGTGATGAAAGGCAACGCGCGCAAGGTCCGGCGTGTCTATCATGACCGCATCCTCGCCGGGTTTGCCGGCGGCACCGCCGATGCCTTCACGCTGTTCGAACGCTTCGAGGGCATGCTCGAGAAGCACTCGGGCAACATGACCCGGGCTGCGGTCGAACTGGCGAAGGACTGGCGGACCGACCGCGCGCTGCGCCGGCTGGAGGCGTTGCTGGCGGTGGCCGACAACGAGCATTCGTTCGTGATCTCGGGCAACGGCGACGTGATCGAGCCCGAGCACAGCCTGATCGCGATCGGCTCCGGCGGGCCGTATGCACAGGCGGCGGCGCGGGCATTGCTCGAGAATACCGAACTGCCGGCGCGAGAGATCGTCGAACGGAGTCTCGGCATTGCCGCCGACATCTGCATCTACACCAACCACCAGATCACGCTCGAACACCTCGGGCCGGAAACGCGCCGCGCCTGA
- a CDS encoding DUF484 family protein produces MTASSPKAEPEFPSEQAVEAYLRAHPDFFERHLPLLTLLRLPHPVSGSVSLIERQVALLRDRHRQLEQHMGDLVERARDNERVGEHLHRLACTLMHAEDPDAVLALTQDALRDEMKAELVSIRLIGTEHDDLHRLREADLVHFEDLFARGRAQCGRLPRAALEFMFGDDASAVGSAILMPLVAEGGGRTGVLALGSRSAERFQPDMGTYFVTHLGELLAEAIRCHSDRGCAGK; encoded by the coding sequence ATGACAGCCAGTTCCCCGAAAGCCGAACCCGAATTCCCCAGCGAACAGGCGGTGGAGGCGTATCTCCGCGCGCACCCCGACTTCTTCGAGCGCCACCTGCCGTTGCTGACCCTGCTGCGTTTGCCGCATCCCGTCAGCGGATCGGTCTCGCTGATCGAACGACAGGTGGCCCTGCTGCGCGACCGGCACCGCCAGCTGGAGCAGCACATGGGCGACCTGGTCGAGCGTGCGCGCGACAATGAGCGCGTCGGCGAGCATCTGCACCGGCTGGCCTGCACGCTGATGCACGCCGAGGACCCGGACGCGGTGCTGGCACTGACCCAGGACGCGCTGCGCGACGAGATGAAGGCGGAACTCGTCAGCATCCGGCTGATCGGCACCGAACATGACGACCTGCACCGCCTGCGCGAAGCGGATCTGGTGCATTTCGAGGATCTGTTCGCGCGCGGACGGGCCCAGTGCGGGCGGTTGCCCCGAGCGGCGCTCGAGTTCATGTTCGGCGACGATGCGAGCGCGGTCGGATCGGCGATCCTGATGCCGCTGGTGGCCGAAGGCGGCGGACGCACGGGCGTTCTGGCGCTGGGCAGCCGGTCGGCCGAGCGTTTCCAGCCGGACATGGGTACCTACTTCGTGACCCACCTCGGCGAACTGCTGGCCGAGGCGATCCGCTGTCATTCCGACCGTGGATGCGCGGGGAAGTAG
- a CDS encoding complex I subunit 5 family protein, with protein MSASLNTALLVLAPGVPLLLGVLWSIPRLRRQVGRLTPWAALPALLLALVGRPGEAVELSWLLFGGFLGLTPTSQVFLFFTALIWFAAGIHGRRHLEQGSHCERFCVFWLFTLAGNIALIVALDVALFYTGFALMTFAAYGLIVHDGSERARRAGRVYLVLAVLGEALILAGLILAARATAAPLLPMLGELPQAIAGAPERNVIIACLWLGFGVKAGLPLLHFSLPLAYGAAPVSVAAALAGAMIKAGLLGWLVTLPLGADVFPGWGEAIIVTGLFAAFFGALVGVHQKQPRIVLAYSSISQMGLISVAIGAWMTFPALGPLLATAITIYAFHHALAKAALFLGTDVVRHRTRGFATWLWIGLSIPALALAGLMPSGLIAKGSLKDALAAAEAAPEAWQQLPLLLALAAVGTTALMARHLWLLRLEAAQDDAPSGAWYGWALVTAASLFGILLLPLWGMHGHWPFAAKDLVATVWPVAMGGLLAVIAWRLLRPWPVPPADVLELLTPLPCLAVRAGRAVGVTGPAIRQLLRHLQAMVLAGYQRADHRLGRFTEHLWRRDASLLFALLLAVLALAALHLS; from the coding sequence GTGAGCGCGTCACTCAACACAGCGTTGCTGGTCCTGGCCCCTGGGGTGCCGCTGCTGCTGGGGGTGCTATGGAGCATCCCGCGCCTGCGCCGGCAGGTCGGCCGGCTCACGCCCTGGGCGGCACTGCCCGCATTGCTGCTCGCGCTGGTCGGGCGCCCGGGCGAGGCGGTGGAACTGAGCTGGCTGCTGTTCGGCGGCTTCCTCGGGCTGACTCCGACCTCGCAGGTCTTCCTGTTCTTCACCGCGCTGATCTGGTTCGCCGCCGGCATCCACGGCCGCAGGCACCTGGAGCAAGGCAGCCACTGCGAGCGCTTCTGCGTGTTCTGGCTGTTCACGCTGGCCGGGAACATCGCCCTGATCGTCGCGCTCGACGTCGCGCTGTTCTATACCGGCTTCGCGCTGATGACCTTCGCCGCCTACGGGTTGATCGTGCACGACGGCAGCGAGCGCGCGCGCCGCGCCGGGCGCGTCTACCTGGTGCTGGCCGTGCTCGGCGAGGCGCTGATCCTCGCCGGCCTGATCCTGGCCGCCCGCGCGACTGCGGCACCGCTGCTGCCGATGCTGGGCGAACTGCCCCAGGCGATCGCCGGCGCCCCCGAACGCAACGTGATCATCGCCTGTCTTTGGCTCGGTTTCGGCGTGAAGGCCGGGCTGCCACTGCTGCACTTCAGCCTACCGCTGGCCTACGGCGCCGCGCCGGTTTCGGTCGCCGCGGCGCTGGCCGGGGCGATGATCAAGGCCGGGTTGCTGGGCTGGCTGGTCACGCTGCCGCTGGGGGCAGACGTGTTTCCCGGCTGGGGCGAGGCGATCATCGTCACCGGTCTGTTCGCCGCGTTCTTCGGCGCACTGGTCGGGGTGCACCAGAAACAACCCCGGATCGTGCTCGCCTATTCCAGCATCAGCCAGATGGGCCTGATCTCGGTCGCGATCGGGGCCTGGATGACGTTCCCGGCGCTGGGGCCCCTGCTGGCGACCGCGATCACGATCTACGCGTTTCACCACGCGCTGGCCAAGGCCGCCCTGTTCCTGGGCACAGACGTGGTGCGCCACCGTACCCGGGGGTTCGCGACCTGGCTGTGGATCGGGCTGAGCATCCCGGCGCTGGCGCTCGCCGGCCTGATGCCGAGTGGCCTGATCGCGAAGGGCAGCCTGAAGGACGCGCTCGCGGCAGCCGAAGCGGCGCCGGAGGCCTGGCAGCAGCTGCCGCTGCTGCTGGCATTGGCCGCGGTCGGCACCACCGCGCTGATGGCGCGCCACCTGTGGCTATTGCGGCTCGAGGCCGCACAGGACGATGCGCCTTCAGGGGCCTGGTATGGCTGGGCACTCGTTACCGCCGCGAGCCTGTTCGGCATCCTGCTGCTGCCCTTGTGGGGTATGCACGGCCACTGGCCGTTCGCGGCCAAGGATCTCGTCGCCACCGTCTGGCCGGTCGCGATGGGCGGACTGCTCGCGGTCATCGCGTGGCGCCTGCTCCGTCCCTGGCCGGTTCCGCCGGCCGACGTGCTGGAGCTGCTGACCCCGCTGCCGTGTCTGGCCGTGCGCGCTGGGCGCGCGGTCGGCGTGACCGGGCCGGCGATCCGGCAGCTGTTGCGCCACCTGCAGGCCATGGTACTCGCCGGCTACCAGCGCGCCGACCACCGCCTCGGCCGGTTCACCGAGCACCTCTGGCGCCGCGACGCGTCGCTGCTGTTCGCGCTGCTGCTCGCCGTCCTCGCCCTCGCTGCGCTTCACCTCTCATAG
- the ubiE gene encoding bifunctional demethylmenaquinone methyltransferase/2-methoxy-6-polyprenyl-1,4-benzoquinol methylase UbiE produces MTDEQRRKTHFGFQTVVEEEKAARVGAVFHSVATRYDLMNDVMSMGIHRLWKRHTVQRAAVRPGMRVLDLAGGTGDLAEAFAPRVGGRGRVVVCDINASMLRVGRDRLIDEGRVGNVDFVQADAERLPYADESFDRITIAFGLRNVTRKELALAEMRRVLKAGGRLLVLEFSQPAAPLRPFYDAYSFKVLPLMGRLIAGDSDSYRYLAESIRMHPDQETLAGMMREAGLERVEYDNLTGGVVALHRGTRL; encoded by the coding sequence ATGACCGACGAACAGCGCCGCAAGACCCACTTCGGTTTCCAGACCGTTGTGGAAGAGGAGAAGGCCGCCCGGGTCGGCGCGGTTTTCCATTCGGTCGCGACCCGGTACGACCTGATGAACGATGTGATGTCGATGGGCATCCATCGCCTCTGGAAGCGTCACACGGTGCAGCGGGCCGCGGTGCGCCCGGGCATGCGCGTGCTCGACCTCGCCGGGGGCACGGGCGACCTCGCGGAGGCATTTGCGCCCCGCGTCGGTGGGCGCGGCCGTGTGGTGGTCTGCGACATCAATGCGTCGATGCTCCGGGTCGGACGCGACCGGCTGATCGACGAGGGCCGGGTCGGAAACGTCGATTTCGTTCAGGCGGACGCCGAGCGCCTGCCGTATGCCGACGAGTCCTTCGATCGGATCACCATCGCCTTCGGCCTGCGCAACGTGACCCGGAAAGAACTGGCGCTGGCCGAGATGCGCCGGGTGCTGAAGGCCGGCGGGCGCTTGCTGGTGCTCGAGTTTTCGCAGCCGGCCGCCCCGCTGCGGCCGTTCTACGACGCCTATTCGTTCAAGGTGTTGCCGCTGATGGGCCGGCTGATCGCCGGCGACTCCGACAGCTACCGCTACCTGGCCGAGAGCATCCGGATGCATCCCGACCAGGAGACCCTGGCCGGGATGATGCGCGAGGCGGGGCTGGAACGCGTCGAATACGACAACCTGACGGGCGGCGTGGTCGCGTTGCACCGGGGTACGCGGCTCTGA
- the ubiB gene encoding ubiquinone biosynthesis regulatory protein kinase UbiB, with product MIRTFHQGLRLWAIGRVLVRYRLDAILFTLKPLRPLSFLLHLLPWNWFRQAEGTRGERIRCALEDLGPIFVKFGQMLSTRRDLLPDDLALELARLQDRVPAFPSDQARVEIEKALEQPIATVFAEFTDAPLASASIAQVHAARLRDGRSVVVKVVRPGIDRTIRADLEILHLIAFLADRYWADGRRLRPREVVAEYEKTVLDELDLIREGANAVTIRRHFEGSGLVYIPEVIWDYTRRNVMVMERISGIPVAEVDALRALGVNLRLLAERGVELFFTQVFRHNFFHADMHPGNIFVDASDPEDPSYLAVDFGIVGSLLDSDQHYLAENFYAFFNRDYRRVAELYVQSGWVPRHTRVDEFEGAIRSVCEPIFQKPLDQISFGTLLLRLFQTARRFDMEVQPQLVLLQKTLLNIEGLGRQLYPQLDLWTTAKPFIERWMSEQVGVRAFLRSAERNLPKVLVQLPELPMRLQEVLDSERDRAERDAALRAELRALKAMLQRDARRRAEAFTGIGLLIGAGVATRMDAFTHWHGVPWPSWALGLFGLALLFFSLRRGDGLIRRMRGMGQDRPD from the coding sequence ATGATCCGCACCTTCCACCAGGGCCTGCGCCTGTGGGCGATCGGTCGCGTGCTGGTGCGCTACCGGCTCGACGCGATCCTGTTCACGCTGAAGCCGCTGCGCCCGCTGAGCTTCCTGCTGCACCTGCTGCCCTGGAACTGGTTCCGGCAGGCCGAGGGTACCCGCGGCGAGCGGATCCGCTGCGCATTGGAGGATCTCGGCCCGATCTTCGTGAAGTTCGGGCAGATGCTCTCGACCCGGCGGGACCTGCTGCCGGACGACCTGGCGCTGGAACTCGCGCGGCTGCAGGATCGGGTCCCGGCGTTTCCGAGCGATCAGGCACGCGTCGAGATCGAGAAGGCGCTGGAACAGCCGATCGCTACGGTCTTCGCCGAGTTCACCGACGCGCCGCTTGCATCGGCGTCGATCGCACAGGTGCACGCGGCGCGGCTGCGCGACGGGCGCTCGGTGGTGGTGAAGGTGGTGCGCCCGGGGATCGACCGGACCATCCGCGCGGACCTGGAGATTCTGCACCTGATCGCTTTCCTGGCCGACCGCTACTGGGCCGATGGCCGGCGTCTGCGTCCGCGCGAGGTCGTCGCCGAGTACGAGAAAACCGTGCTCGACGAGCTGGACCTGATCCGCGAGGGCGCGAACGCGGTCACGATCCGCCGCCACTTCGAGGGCAGCGGGCTGGTGTACATCCCGGAGGTGATCTGGGACTACACCCGGCGCAACGTGATGGTGATGGAGCGCATCAGCGGCATCCCGGTGGCGGAGGTCGACGCGCTGCGCGCGCTGGGCGTGAACCTGCGCCTGCTCGCCGAACGCGGTGTCGAGCTCTTCTTCACCCAGGTCTTTCGGCACAATTTCTTCCACGCCGATATGCACCCGGGGAACATCTTCGTGGATGCGAGCGATCCGGAAGACCCGAGCTACCTCGCGGTCGATTTCGGCATCGTCGGGAGCCTGCTGGACTCGGATCAGCACTATCTCGCCGAGAACTTCTATGCGTTTTTCAACCGGGATTACCGGCGCGTGGCCGAACTCTACGTGCAGTCCGGCTGGGTGCCGCGGCATACCCGCGTAGATGAATTCGAGGGCGCGATCCGCTCGGTCTGCGAGCCGATCTTCCAGAAGCCGCTGGACCAGATCTCGTTCGGTACGCTGCTGCTGCGGCTGTTCCAGACTGCGCGGCGTTTCGATATGGAAGTGCAGCCACAGCTGGTGCTGCTGCAGAAGACGCTGCTGAATATCGAGGGGCTGGGTCGGCAGCTGTATCCGCAACTCGACCTCTGGACGACCGCCAAGCCGTTCATCGAGCGCTGGATGTCCGAACAGGTCGGCGTGCGCGCTTTCCTGCGCAGTGCCGAGCGCAACCTGCCCAAGGTGCTGGTGCAGCTGCCGGAACTGCCGATGCGGCTGCAGGAGGTGCTGGATTCCGAGCGCGACCGCGCCGAGCGCGATGCCGCGCTGCGCGCCGAGTTGCGCGCGCTGAAAGCGATGCTGCAGCGCGATGCCCGGCGCCGGGCAGAGGCGTTCACCGGCATCGGCTTGCTGATCGGCGCCGGGGTGGCGACGCGGATGGACGCGTTCACCCACTGGCATGGCGTGCCGTGGCCATCCTGGGCACTCGGCCTTTTCGGGCTCGCGCTGCTGTTTTTCAGCCTCCGCCGGGGCGACGGACTGATCCGCCGCATGCGCGGCATGGGCCAGGACCGCCCCGACTGA
- a CDS encoding ubiquinone biosynthesis accessory factor UbiJ, with protein MAGSTPLPMPTALTALLEAALDRWLAAGPPSARLRLAGRSIAVTIEPPGLGLVFLGAADRIQVLGELEGEEPDCSVSGSPLALAAALSRGDRSGIVIRGDATVLGDLQRALAGVSFDWAGWFESLAGAGSAGPLLRAGETARARVERFFRRGEADLSGYLQEEIRWLPASGEFDAFSIDLADLRDDVARLEARLERLEDPRVARDGGTGSSGPG; from the coding sequence ATGGCCGGTTCGACCCCCCTGCCCATGCCCACCGCGCTGACGGCGCTGCTGGAAGCGGCGCTGGATCGCTGGCTCGCAGCCGGGCCGCCATCGGCCCGGCTGCGGCTGGCCGGGCGCAGCATCGCGGTGACGATCGAGCCGCCCGGGCTCGGCTTGGTCTTTCTGGGCGCTGCGGACCGGATCCAGGTTCTCGGTGAACTGGAAGGCGAGGAGCCCGACTGCTCCGTGTCGGGTTCGCCGCTGGCGCTGGCGGCGGCGCTGTCGCGGGGGGACCGCTCGGGGATCGTGATCCGCGGAGATGCGACCGTTCTCGGGGATCTGCAGCGTGCCCTTGCAGGCGTGTCGTTCGACTGGGCGGGTTGGTTCGAATCGCTGGCGGGTGCGGGCAGCGCCGGGCCGCTGCTCAGGGCCGGCGAGACGGCGCGGGCGCGGGTCGAACGCTTTTTCCGACGTGGGGAAGCGGATCTGTCCGGGTATCTGCAGGAAGAGATCCGCTGGCTGCCGGCGTCCGGCGAATTCGACGCCTTCAGCATCGATCTGGCCGACCTGCGCGACGATGTCGCCCGGCTCGAGGCACGCCTCGAGCGATTGGAGGATCCGCGGGTTGCGCGGGACGGCGGCACCGGTTCGTCCGGCCCGGGATGA